One window from the genome of Solea solea chromosome 2, fSolSol10.1, whole genome shotgun sequence encodes:
- the LOC131444955 gene encoding probable G-protein coupled receptor 82: MDVPPVNTSVSSSHLSLCPSLATRLLLPSAYALLFLTALPGNALSLWVFLRRIATMSPTHVYLCHLSVSNLLLSVTAPFLAAYYARGWAWALRGVLCQLVLHGVTPVLHINVYISILILTWVALSRFAALIRHTHADRPSVCATLLPRAFFTRLTEAAFASRVCVTVWAVAVGGVVPVTVYYSVNEARSSEGAGCAEVCYNPVLEIGGSVSTTMVVVPISVFFMCYLLVIMSYMTVLSHIRRSRRNTHVTTSKRLLSRVLRNIVVIQVVLSVCLLPYNIFRPIFMSMTHHQDPPTFSPSASICDDCHPMSVFVEVKNALFLLALLRGSTDPVMYVLLDKIFRHQTFKLLRCNRGNRGGDNDGKPARCLVTGSAGLRSDQQVEGTTATATGDFSQGSFL, translated from the exons ATGGATGTCCCGCCTGTAAACACGTCCGTCTCCTCGTctcatctgtccctctgtccgtcCTTGGCCACacgtctcctcctcccctcGGCGTAcgccctcctcttcctcaccgcCCTCCCGGGAAACGCCCTCTCTCTGTGGGTGTTCCTCCGCCGCATCGCCACCATGTCGCCCACCCACGTCTACCTGTGCCACCTGAGCGTGTCCAACCTGCTGCTGTCCGTCACCGCGCCCTTCCTCGCCGCGTACTACGCGCGGGGCTGGGCGTGGGCGCTGCGCGGCGTCCTCTGTCAGCTGGTGCTGCACGGCGTCACGCCGGTGCTTCACATCAACGTCTACATCAGCATCCTGATCCTCACGTGGGTGGCGCTCAGCCGCTTCGCCGCGCTCATCCGACACACGCACGCCGACAGGCCCAGCGTGTGCGCCACCCTGCTGCCGCGAGCCTTCTTCACCCGCCTCACAGAGGCGGCGTTCGCCAGCCGCGTGTGCGTCACGGTGTGGGCGGTGGCGGTGGGAGGCGTCGTACCCGTGACCGTTTACTACTCTGTGAACGAGGCGAGGAGCAGCGAGGGGGCAGGGTGTGCGGAGGTGTGCTATAACCCCGTGCTGGAGATAGGGGGCAGTGTGAGCACCACAATGGTGGTGGTGCCCATCAGCGTCTTCTTCATGTGTTACCTGCTGGTGATCATGTCCTACATGACGGTGCTGAGTCACATCAGACGCTCCCGCCGCAACACGCACGTCACCACCTCCAAACGTCTGCTGAGTCGAGTGCTGCGCAACATCGTGGTCATCCAG GTGGTCCTGTCCGTGTGTCTGCTGCCGTATAACATCTTCAGACCCATCTTCATGTCCATGACTCATCACCAGGATCCACCGACGTTCTCGCCGAGCGCCAGCATCTGCGACGACTGTCATCCCATGTCTGTCTTCGTGGAG gtgaAGAACGCTCTGTTTCTCCTGGCTCTGCTCAGAGGCTCCACTGACCCCGTCATGTACGTCCTGCTCGACAAGATCTTCCGTCACCAAACCTTCAAACTCTTGCGATGTAACCGGGGCAACAGAGGCGGCGACAACGATGGCAAACCGGCGCGGTGTTTGGTGACAGGAAGTGCTGGTCTGAGGTCAGATCAGCAGGTGGAGGGAACCACAGCTACAGCTACAGGGGACTTCAGTCAGGGGAGTTTCCTGTAG
- the LOC131444945 gene encoding probable G-protein coupled receptor 34 yields the protein MTATNSTSSSSSESLCVDYGALQILLAVLYSIIFILGLVGNVVALGVFFCVRVKKNSVRVFLINVAFADLLLVTCLPFRILYHSRGNMWDLDPVLCTVVGNVFYMNMYISVTLLGLISVDRYMKIHRTAGVQHRLKSTKWTSALCALVWITSIAIGSTLMISKSDRSQSNRCFHYKQLHHAKWRAYINISMLVVFWLVFFGLVVSYGKIANSLLRRSQDKPDLPNAAHYGRTARKSFFVLFLFTVCFVPYHLVRGFYIMTQITDTPCYWIGVVDKANEVALLLSALNSCLDPVMYFLLSSSVRKEVTRLLSDVCRVRDAAAAVSGSSSTAENDSRNVAEQRELRQTSVPPGQNRNGH from the exons ATGACTGCGACaaactccacctcctcctcctcctctgagtctCTCTGCGTGGATTATGGAGCTCTGCAGATCCTGCTGGCGGTTCTCTActccatcatcttcatcctggGTCTGGTCGGAAACGTGGTCGCCCTCGGCGTCTTCTTCTGCGTTCGTGTGAAGAAGAACTCGGTGCGCGTGTTCCTCATCAACGTGGCCTTCGCGGACCTGCTGCTGGTGACGTGTCTCCCGTTCAGGATCCTCTACCACAGCCGAGGGAACATGTGGGACCTGGACCCGGTCCTGTGTACTGTGGTGGGAAACGTCTTCTACATGAACATGTACATCAGCGTCACGCTGCTGGGGCTGATCAGCGTGGATCGATACATGAAGATCCATCGCACCGCTGGAGTCCAGCACAGACTGAAGTCTACAAAGTGGACCAGCGCTCTGTGTGCTCTCGTCTGGATCACGTCCATCGCTATTGGGTCAACGCTTATGATTTCAAAGAGTGACAGGTCACAGTCCAACAG GTGTTTCCACTATAAGCAGCTACATCACGCCAAGTGGAGAGCCTACATCAACATCAGCATGCTGGTCGTGTTCTGGCTCGTCTTCTTCGGTCTGGTGGTGTCTTACGGCAAAATCGCCAACAGTCTTCTGAGGCGGTCGCAGGACAAACCGGATCTGCCCAACGCGGCTCATTACGGTCGAACTGCCAGGAAGTCCTTCTTCGTCCTCTTCCTATTCACCGTGTGTTTTGTGCCGTATCACTTAGTCCGAGGCTTCTACATCATGACGCAGATCACGGACACGCCGTGTTACTGGATCGGCGTGGTCGACAAAGCCAACGAGGTGGCGCTGCTGTTGTCGGCACTGAacagctgcctggatcctgtcaTGTACTTCCTGTTGTCGTCGTCGGTGAGGAAGGAAGTGACACGTCTGCTGAGCGACGTGTGTCGGGTACGGGACGCGGCGGCGGCCGTGAGCGGGAGCAGCTCCACCGCTGAGAACGACAGCCGGAACGTCGCAGAACAGAGAGAACTCAGGCAGACGTCTGTCCCGCCGGGTCAGAACAGAAACGGACACTGA